The Synechococcus sp. RS9916 DNA segment TGTTGTGCTTCCGCGTGTTGTTCGGCTTCCCAGGCATTCAGGACTTCTGGGAAGTGCTCCTCGATGCAGCTGTCGCAGATGCCATGGGAGAAGTGCAGATCACTGTGCTCGCCAAGGTATTGATCGAGAAAAACCCATTGCCCTCGATCATTTTTGGCTTTGCGGCAGTAGCTGCAGGTCGAAATCATCCCCAGGGGTTTGTCTGAGGAGCAGAACGATTCCATCAGCCGGAGTGAGCGTTTCCTCAGATCGAGAAACGTCATCACCTGGCGGGCGAGGGCGGTCATGATTGCCAACTGATTGTCTGACAAGTGCTTGGGTTGGCGATCTATCACGCACAGGGTGCCGATGCGCTCCTGGGTGTCATTCGTGAGCGGGAAGCCCGCATAGAAGCGAATCTTCGGGTCCCCGCAGACCAGGGGGTTGTCGTGAAAACGCTCATCCCAGAGAGCGTCGTGGACGATCAGGGGGTCGGGGGTGTGAATGGCATGGGCACAAAACGACCAATCCCTGGGTGTTTCGTCAACGTTGACGCCCACTTTGGATTTGAACCATTGCCGTTCAGCATCGACCAGGCTGAGAAGGGCGATGGGTGTCCCGCACACCAGCGATGCGATCGCGGTGATGTCGTCGTAGGAGCGCTCGGGCTTTGTTCCCAGAATTCTGTATTCGCTCAGGGCTTTGAGCCGCGCCGATTCGTTGTCAGGAATGATGGGCTTTTTCACGCATCAAGCACTGGTTCTTGAAACCTATGCAGGCTTGATTCGGTGATTCGAGAAGGCAATAAAAATTATTGCCTGTCGGTATTTTGATGCTTGAGCTTTATATTACTTCAGGATGCGCAATTGTTGTTGTTGTTGGGATGTTTTGAATGCGGTTTGGTTGTTGGTTGCTGCAGCCTTTGTCTTGTTGATTGGGTTGAGGTGCCGTTGAGTGGTTGAGGCTCGTGCTCTCAGATCGATGTTGAGAGACTGTGGCTCCATCGCGTTTGACAAAGCCACAGTCCTGGCAAAACCGTCAGCGGTTGCCGGCGATCAACGCTTCCCACTGCGTGAGAAGGGAGCGGGGAACTGGGCGCGGCAGGTAGTCGCGAGGGTCGCTGGGGCCGTGTTGCAAGACTGCGTTCACGATGACCACCGATTGGCAGCTGCGGTTGATCGCGCCGTGGGGAACGCCTGCGGGAATG contains these protein-coding regions:
- a CDS encoding GAF domain-containing protein, which gives rise to MKKPIIPDNESARLKALSEYRILGTKPERSYDDITAIASLVCGTPIALLSLVDAERQWFKSKVGVNVDETPRDWSFCAHAIHTPDPLIVHDALWDERFHDNPLVCGDPKIRFYAGFPLTNDTQERIGTLCVIDRQPKHLSDNQLAIMTALARQVMTFLDLRKRSLRLMESFCSSDKPLGMISTCSYCRKAKNDRGQWVFLDQYLGEHSDLHFSHGICDSCIEEHFPEVLNAWEAEQHAEAQHAHDHSTHQV